CGCGCAACTCGACGGCCTCGTGCTCACCGGTCGAGGCACCGGAGGGAACCGCGGCGCGGGTGAAGGTGCCGTCGTCGAGAACCACTTCGACCTCGACGGTCGGATTGCCGCGCGAATCGAGAATCTCGCGTGCACCGACCTGCTCGATCATTGCCACAGCTGTGCCCCTTTATGGTCGACGGGGTCGACGCCATCGCGACGCCGACAGGTACGGGTGAAAGCCTAATCGGTGGCCGCGGGGTACACGTGGCAAGGGACGGACTGGTCGAGCCGACAGACATCGGGCCGTCGCGGATGAGGTCAGTACCGGACGTTGATCGAGTAGGCGTTGGCCCGGTCACGGACGTCGAGGACGTACTGGGTCGAGTTGTTGTAGACCTTCACCGCGTTCTCCCAGCCCTCCGGAGTCGTCATGTCACCACCGGAGGACACACAGAGGTAGCGGGCCGCCGACAGCGCGGCGTCGTCGATGTTGTCCGGGTCGGCCTTGCCGTCGCCGTTGGCGTCGACGCCGTATCGGTTCCAGGTCTCGGGGATGAACTGGAAGGGGCCCATCGCCCGGTCATGGGTGGCGTCACCGTCCATCCGGCCACCGTCGGTGTCGTGGATCTGCATGTTGCCCTTGGTCCCGTCCAGCGCCACACCGCGGATCGGCGGCGAGGTGTCCCCGTTCGCCGCGATGTCGGTGCCGTGATGCGTGCCGTGTTTGCTCTCGACGGCCGCGACGCCGGCCAACGTCGTCCAGGCGAGACCGCATTCCGGGTGCTGCTGGCGCTGGATCTCCGCTGCGTTGCCGTACGCCTCGAGTGCGATCAGCGGGATACCCGTCGAGTCGGCGATGGGACCCGCCCACTCGCGCATCAGCTCGGCGGTCCGCCCCGGGGCGTTGATGTCGATGTACGGGGTGGGCGCGCCGGCACCCGGCGGGATGCCATCAGGGATGTCGGGCCGGTTCATCGACGGCAGATCCAAGCAGGCCGAGGCGACCAACGCCGTCGCCCCGATGATCACCGGAGTCAGCAGCAATCGCCTGCCGGCTCCATGCCTCACCCTCATCCACCCTCCACATGCCGTCCTTGGGACCTTTGTCCCGTTCTCCATGACAACTTTGCGATACGACTTTCGGTTCCCGGACCCCGGGGGCTACTGTCACCTGGTTAGCCTCACCAAACCTGCATCACGGCGTGATGCGGTCATAGAGAGTTCCGATGGAGTATTTGGCTGCGGGCGGCGCGCCCTCGATTTTCGCGCAGATGTTCGGCAGCGGACTGATCGGACTTCGCGAAGGCCTCGAAACGGGCATCGTGGTGATGATCCTGGTGGCCTTCGTGGTGAAGTCGGATCGCCGGGACGCCCTGAAATGGATTTGGACCGGCGTGGCCGCGGCCCTGGTGATGGTGGTCGGGATCTTCTTGATCATCCACCTGGGTACGTCGACGGTGACCACGCTGACCGCCGAGTTGATCGCGGGTCTGGCGTCGCTGGTCGCTGTGGCGATCGTCACGTTCATGGTGCTGTGGATGAGCAAGGCCGCCGTGCACATCTCCTCGGACCTCAAGAGCGGGATGTCGGAGGCGCTCGTGGCCGGCGGTGCGTCGGTGCTCACGTTGTCGTTCCTGGCGGTCGGCCGGGAGGGTTTCGAGACCGCATTGTTGATGGTCGGCTACGCCGAGAGTGTCTCCGGTGGACTATGGCCGCTGCTCGGACTGGTGCTGGGCATCCTGGTCGCGGTGATCGTGACGGTGTTGCTCTATCGCGGTGCGGTGCGACTCGACTTCCACAAGTTCTTCCTCTACACGGGGATCTTCCTGATCTTCGTCGCCGCGGGCATCTTGTCCTACGGTGTCCGCGCCCTGCAGACCGTCGGCTGGCTGCCCGGGTCGAACTCCCTGGCCTTCGACATCTCCGAGCACTACGACCAGTCGTCCTGGTACGGCACGGTGTTGGCGGGCATCTTCAACGTGCGCCCGGACCCGACAGTGCTCCAGGTGGTCGCGTGGTGCCTGTACGTGGTGATCGTGCTGTTCTTCTTCCTCCGTGCGAACCGGCCGCGTCGGGCAGCCCCACCGACCAGCGGTTCGCCATCGCAAGCCCCGGCAGCCACTGACGCCGGTACCTGAAAGGAATGACAGGGTGAATCCGAGAATCACCACGCCGATCGCGTTGCTGTCGCTGGGTGTGGCCGCGCCGCTGCTGCTGGCCGGCTGCACATCCAAGGAGGGCACCGATGATGCGATCGCCGTGACCTCGACCAACGATGCGTGTGACCTCGCCTCCAGCGAGGCGCAGACCGGCAACGTGAACTTCGCGGTGACCAACAACGGCTCCAAGGTCACCGAGTTCTACGTGTACGGCAACAACAATCGCGTCCTCGGCGAGGTCGAGAACATCGGTCCCGGCCTCTCGGGCAACCTGACCGTGGATGTCACCGACCCCGGCACGTACACGGTCGCGTGCAAGCCGGGCATGGTCGGCACCGGTATCCGCAAGGAGATCACCGTCACCGGCGAGAAGAAGGCCAAGGAAGAGGTCCCGGCCGACGTCAACGCCGCCAAGGCCCGCTACCTCGACTATGTGCGTGGCCAGGTCAACGGGCTGGCCGCGCAGACCCAGATCTTCGTCGACCACGTCAACGCCGGCGAACTCGACCAGGCGCGCGCCATGTTCGGCCAGGTACGCACCTTCTACGAGCGCATCGAACCGGTCGCCGAATCGTTCCCCGACCTCGACCCCGCAGTCGACATGCGCTGGGATGACACCGAGGACGGTCAGCAGCCGTTCACCGGTTTCCACCGCGTGGAACGCGGTTTGTGGCCGCCGCAGCCCGCCGAGGTCGGCGAGGCACCCGGCCAGATCGCACCCGCCGACGCCGCCAACGCCAAGGCGCAGGACAACGAGGCCGCCATCAAGCAGGCCGCCAACGATCTGCTGGCCAATGTGAACAAACTCAAGACCGAGGTCGACAAACCCGACTTCACCTTCGAGACAAGCCAATTCGTGCAGGGACCCCAGGCGCTGATCGACGAGATCGCCGCCACCAAGGTCGGCGGCGAGGAAGACCGCTACTCCCACACCGACCTGTGGGACTTCGCCGCCAACGTCGACGGCGCCGAAACCCTGATCGCGGAGATGCAACCGATGATCTCGGCCAAGGACCCGGCGCTGATGGACAAGATCACCGCCCAGTTCGCCGACGTCCGCACCGCCATCAACCAGTACCGCGATGGCGACGGGTACGTCACCTACACCCAGGTCACCGAGGCGCAGCGCAAGGAACTGTCCAACAAGATCGACGCCCTGTCGGCATCACTGTCGCAGGTGCCGGGACTGGTGCTGGGATAGATGTCCGAGACCACCCCGCCGCCGGACGAACCCACCGGGCGCCAACGCTTCTCGCGTCGCGCCCTGCTGGGCGGGGCCGGCGTCGGGGTGGTAGCCGCGGCCGCGGGCGGCGTCGCCATCGGTCGTGCGACGGCCGCCGAGGACACAGCGGGTTCGCAGGTCGTCGTTTTCCGCGGCGACCACCAGGCCGGCATCATCACCGCCGCACAGGACCGCCTGCATTTCGCCAGCTTCGACGTCATCACC
This sequence is a window from Gordonia insulae. Protein-coding genes within it:
- the efeO gene encoding iron uptake system protein EfeO, which produces MNPRITTPIALLSLGVAAPLLLAGCTSKEGTDDAIAVTSTNDACDLASSEAQTGNVNFAVTNNGSKVTEFYVYGNNNRVLGEVENIGPGLSGNLTVDVTDPGTYTVACKPGMVGTGIRKEITVTGEKKAKEEVPADVNAAKARYLDYVRGQVNGLAAQTQIFVDHVNAGELDQARAMFGQVRTFYERIEPVAESFPDLDPAVDMRWDDTEDGQQPFTGFHRVERGLWPPQPAEVGEAPGQIAPADAANAKAQDNEAAIKQAANDLLANVNKLKTEVDKPDFTFETSQFVQGPQALIDEIAATKVGGEEDRYSHTDLWDFAANVDGAETLIAEMQPMISAKDPALMDKITAQFADVRTAINQYRDGDGYVTYTQVTEAQRKELSNKIDALSASLSQVPGLVLG
- a CDS encoding lytic transglycosylase domain-containing protein, with the translated sequence MRVRHGAGRRLLLTPVIIGATALVASACLDLPSMNRPDIPDGIPPGAGAPTPYIDINAPGRTAELMREWAGPIADSTGIPLIALEAYGNAAEIQRQQHPECGLAWTTLAGVAAVESKHGTHHGTDIAANGDTSPPIRGVALDGTKGNMQIHDTDGGRMDGDATHDRAMGPFQFIPETWNRYGVDANGDGKADPDNIDDAALSAARYLCVSSGGDMTTPEGWENAVKVYNNSTQYVLDVRDRANAYSINVRY
- the efeU gene encoding iron uptake transporter permease EfeU: MEYLAAGGAPSIFAQMFGSGLIGLREGLETGIVVMILVAFVVKSDRRDALKWIWTGVAAALVMVVGIFLIIHLGTSTVTTLTAELIAGLASLVAVAIVTFMVLWMSKAAVHISSDLKSGMSEALVAGGASVLTLSFLAVGREGFETALLMVGYAESVSGGLWPLLGLVLGILVAVIVTVLLYRGAVRLDFHKFFLYTGIFLIFVAAGILSYGVRALQTVGWLPGSNSLAFDISEHYDQSSWYGTVLAGIFNVRPDPTVLQVVAWCLYVVIVLFFFLRANRPRRAAPPTSGSPSQAPAATDAGT